One genomic segment of Bradyrhizobium diazoefficiens includes these proteins:
- a CDS encoding class I SAM-dependent methyltransferase, translating into MNRLSRDIIKSTFMKVHRVALSGGLVVLPNHYYTPVADVRELERTKDKWAKRSPMTGIDADIARQASRLQEIVKPFEPECRGNSTYKEGAAKGFGPGFGYVEAQALHGVLRWLKPKRMIEVGSGVSTHCSARALAMNAAEGHKGRLTCIEPYPSDYLRSASGVELVTSKVEDVDLATFDQLGDGDFLFIDTSHVVRPVGDVTHLYLEVIPRIKPGCVIHIHDIYFPYSFQRDLLDGLFQGAETAVLQALLTNNDRLEILFCLSMLHYDAQDVMKDVFPEYSPIPDVNGLNVPNTTGHFPSSIYLRVRG; encoded by the coding sequence GTGAACAGGCTGTCCAGGGACATCATCAAGTCGACCTTCATGAAGGTGCATCGGGTGGCGCTGAGCGGTGGCCTCGTCGTGCTGCCGAACCACTATTACACACCGGTCGCCGACGTTCGCGAACTGGAGCGAACCAAGGACAAATGGGCGAAGCGGTCGCCGATGACCGGAATCGATGCCGACATCGCCCGGCAGGCGTCGCGCTTGCAGGAGATCGTCAAGCCGTTCGAGCCCGAATGCCGCGGCAACAGCACCTACAAGGAAGGCGCCGCCAAGGGCTTCGGCCCGGGCTTCGGCTACGTCGAGGCGCAAGCCCTGCACGGCGTGCTGCGCTGGCTCAAACCGAAGCGCATGATCGAGGTCGGATCTGGCGTGTCGACCCACTGCTCTGCGAGGGCGCTGGCGATGAACGCCGCCGAGGGACACAAGGGACGGCTCACCTGCATCGAGCCCTACCCCAGCGACTACCTGAGGAGCGCGTCAGGCGTCGAGCTGGTGACCAGCAAGGTGGAGGACGTCGACCTCGCGACGTTCGATCAGCTCGGCGACGGAGATTTTCTGTTCATCGACACCTCGCATGTGGTCCGGCCGGTCGGCGACGTCACCCACCTCTATCTCGAGGTCATTCCCCGCATCAAGCCAGGCTGCGTGATCCACATTCACGACATCTATTTCCCCTATTCGTTTCAGCGCGATCTCCTGGACGGATTGTTTCAGGGCGCCGAGACGGCCGTGCTCCAGGCCCTACTCACCAACAATGACCGGCTGGAGATCCTGTTCTGCCTCAGCATGCTCCACTACGACGCGCAGGACGTCATGAAGGACGTCTTCCCGGAATATTCTCCGATTCCGGACGTCAATGGTTTGAACGTGCCCAACACGACGGGCCATTTTCCGTCGTCAATCTACCTGCGTGTGCGCGGGTAG
- a CDS encoding RlmE family RNA methyltransferase, with protein sequence MAKDTTGRLHVQVKTKVKTGGKRKLSSKLWLERQLNDPYVAKAKAAGYRSRAAFKLLEIDDKFRLLKSGMAVVDLGAAPGGWSQIAAKRVGSVDGKGKVVAIDLLEMPEIPGVDFAQLDFMDNDAPDKLTAMLGGGADVVMSDMAANTTGHRKTDQLRIVGLVETAAAFACDVLKPGGAFLAKTFQSGADADLLAQLKRDFAAVRHVKPAASRQDSSERYVLATGFRGGTGAE encoded by the coding sequence ATGGCCAAGGACACCACCGGCCGCTTGCACGTCCAGGTCAAGACCAAGGTCAAGACCGGCGGCAAGCGCAAGCTGTCGTCGAAGCTCTGGCTCGAGCGGCAGCTCAACGACCCCTATGTCGCCAAGGCCAAGGCCGCGGGCTATCGCTCGCGCGCTGCGTTCAAGCTGCTGGAGATCGACGACAAGTTCCGGCTGCTGAAATCAGGCATGGCCGTGGTCGATCTCGGCGCCGCGCCCGGCGGCTGGAGCCAGATCGCCGCAAAGCGCGTCGGCTCGGTGGACGGCAAGGGCAAGGTCGTCGCGATCGACCTGCTGGAAATGCCCGAGATTCCCGGCGTCGACTTCGCGCAGCTCGACTTCATGGACAATGATGCGCCCGACAAGCTCACCGCCATGCTCGGCGGCGGCGCCGACGTCGTGATGTCCGACATGGCCGCCAACACCACAGGCCATCGCAAGACCGACCAGCTCCGCATCGTCGGCCTGGTCGAGACCGCTGCGGCATTCGCCTGCGACGTGCTCAAGCCCGGCGGGGCGTTCCTGGCAAAAACCTTCCAGAGTGGGGCCGACGCCGACCTGCTCGCCCAGCTCAAGCGCGATTTTGCCGCCGTGCGCCATGTGAAGCCCGCCGCGAGCCGACAGGATTCCTCGGAGCGATATGTGCTCGCAACCGGATTTCGTGGCGGGACGGGCGCAGAGTAG
- a CDS encoding Ppx/GppA phosphatase family protein: MNDHTRLRDGHVPHGELEGSMAAVALATEPVVAAQAAGTGVYAALDLGTNNCRLLIACPTHDGFRVVDSFSRIIRLGEGVSATGSISEAAIERAIAALSICRDKINLRKARRLRLIATEACRAASNAEGFRSRVAAETGIELEVIDRETEAALAVLGCSPLVDPKGRGAILFDIGGGSTELVRIERDPQNPEPRIKAWMSIPLGVVTLAEQFGGRDVTPEIYAAMEREVAHHVAPFAEEHGQELADMHLLGTSGTVTTLAGIHLNLARYDRRRIDSIWMNDADITATINKLLGMSYEERANNSCISVERADLVLAGCAILDAIRHAFPLPRLRVADRGLREGMLVEMMREDGALRSW; encoded by the coding sequence ATGAATGACCACACGCGGCTCCGCGACGGCCATGTGCCGCACGGTGAGCTGGAGGGGTCGATGGCGGCGGTGGCATTGGCCACCGAACCTGTCGTCGCCGCGCAAGCCGCCGGAACCGGCGTCTATGCGGCGCTGGACCTCGGCACCAACAATTGCAGGCTGCTGATCGCCTGTCCGACCCACGACGGCTTTCGCGTGGTCGATTCCTTCTCGCGCATCATCCGGCTCGGCGAGGGCGTCTCGGCGACGGGGAGCATCAGCGAGGCCGCGATCGAGCGCGCCATTGCCGCGCTCAGCATCTGCCGCGACAAGATCAATCTGCGGAAAGCGCGCCGGCTACGACTGATCGCGACCGAAGCGTGCCGCGCCGCCTCCAACGCCGAAGGCTTCCGCAGCCGCGTCGCGGCCGAGACCGGCATCGAGCTCGAGGTGATCGACCGCGAGACCGAGGCGGCCCTCGCCGTGCTCGGCTGCTCGCCGCTGGTCGACCCCAAGGGCAGGGGCGCGATCCTGTTCGACATCGGTGGCGGCTCGACCGAGCTGGTGCGGATCGAGCGCGATCCGCAAAATCCGGAGCCGCGCATCAAAGCCTGGATGTCGATCCCACTGGGCGTCGTCACGCTCGCCGAGCAGTTCGGCGGCCGCGACGTGACGCCGGAGATCTATGCCGCGATGGAGCGGGAGGTCGCACACCACGTCGCGCCGTTCGCCGAGGAGCACGGCCAGGAGCTTGCCGACATGCATCTGCTCGGCACCTCAGGGACGGTGACGACGCTCGCCGGCATCCATCTCAATCTTGCGCGATACGACCGCCGCCGCATCGATAGCATCTGGATGAACGATGCCGACATCACTGCCACCATCAACAAGCTGCTCGGCATGAGTTACGAGGAGCGTGCGAACAACAGCTGCATCAGCGTCGAGCGCGCCGATCTCGTGCTGGCCGGCTGCGCCATCCTCGATGCTATCCGCCATGCCTTCCCGCTGCCGCGCCTGCGCGTCGCCGACCGGGGCCTGCGCGAAGGCATGCTGGTCGAGATGATGCGCGAGGACGGCGCGCTCAGGAGCTGGTGA
- a CDS encoding xanthine dehydrogenase family protein molybdopterin-binding subunit, producing MQEHTKSSTLENAIALQKYGVGQPVRRKEDDTLVRGKGRYTDDFNLPGQVYAVIVRSTHAHGILRGIGIDAARAMPGVLGVWTGKDLDAAGYGPFTCGLPLKSRDGSPLLQTNRQPLATDKVRFVGDPVAFVVAETLAQARDAAEAVELDIEPLPAVTDPAEAAKPGAPQLYDHIPNNVALDYHYGDTEKVNAAFASAAHVTRIDIENTRVAVVSMEPRVGLASYDKTSERYTLQVPTQGVAGNRANLAKNLNVPKEKVRILTANVGGSFGMKNINYPEYMCILYAARALGRPVKWLDERSTSFLSDSHGRAQKIHAELALDAEGHFLAAKLEGYGNLGAYITGVAPSPLSLNTGKNFSSVYRTPLMTVDIKTVLTNTTLMGAYRGAGRPEANYYMERLIDRAADEMGINRLTLRKRNFIKPNQMPFAASSGVTYDSGDFQAVFNKALEISDHENFAKRKKESKKAGKLRGIAVGSYLEVTAPPSPELGKIVFDPDGTVQLITGTLDYGQGHATPFAQVLCAQLGVPFESIKLVQGDSDIVHAGNGTGGSRSITASGMAIVEASKLVIEKGKRAAAHMLEASEADIEFERGSFTIAGTDRSIDIMELARKLHDGKVPDGVPDSLDVDHTSEPVPSAFPNGCHVAEVEIDPETGVVEIVRYSAVNDFGTVVNPMLVAGQLHGGVVQGIGQALMEHVRYDDSGQPITGSLMDYALPRAGDVPSMTVGDHPVPATTNPLGSKGCGEAGCAGSLSTVVNAVLDALSDYGIKHIDMPLTPERVWRAIQEAKRKAA from the coding sequence ATGCAAGAACACACCAAATCCTCCACGCTCGAAAACGCTATTGCACTGCAAAAATACGGCGTCGGACAGCCGGTCCGGCGCAAGGAGGACGACACGCTGGTGCGCGGCAAGGGCCGCTACACCGACGATTTCAACCTGCCCGGCCAGGTCTATGCCGTGATCGTCCGCTCCACCCACGCCCATGGCATCCTCCGCGGCATCGGCATCGATGCCGCCAGGGCGATGCCGGGCGTGCTGGGCGTGTGGACCGGCAAGGACCTCGATGCCGCCGGTTACGGCCCCTTCACCTGTGGCCTGCCGCTGAAGAGCCGCGACGGCTCGCCCCTTCTCCAGACCAACCGCCAGCCGCTGGCGACCGACAAGGTCCGCTTCGTCGGCGATCCCGTCGCCTTCGTGGTGGCGGAGACGCTGGCCCAGGCACGCGATGCAGCCGAAGCCGTAGAACTCGACATCGAGCCGCTGCCGGCGGTGACGGATCCTGCGGAAGCCGCCAAGCCCGGCGCGCCGCAGCTCTATGACCACATCCCGAACAATGTCGCGCTCGACTACCATTATGGGGACACGGAGAAGGTGAATGCGGCCTTCGCCAGCGCCGCCCATGTCACCAGGATCGACATCGAGAACACCCGCGTCGCGGTGGTCTCGATGGAGCCGCGCGTGGGGCTCGCCTCCTATGACAAGACCAGCGAGCGCTACACGCTCCAGGTGCCGACACAGGGCGTCGCGGGCAACCGCGCCAATCTCGCCAAGAACCTGAACGTGCCGAAGGAGAAGGTGCGCATCCTCACCGCCAATGTCGGCGGCTCCTTCGGCATGAAGAACATCAACTACCCCGAATACATGTGCATCCTGTACGCCGCCAGGGCGCTGGGACGGCCGGTGAAGTGGCTCGACGAGCGCTCGACCAGCTTCCTCTCCGACAGCCATGGCCGCGCGCAGAAGATCCATGCCGAGCTCGCGCTCGACGCCGAGGGGCATTTCCTCGCGGCGAAGCTCGAAGGCTACGGCAATCTCGGCGCTTACATCACCGGCGTGGCGCCAAGCCCGCTCTCGCTCAACACCGGCAAGAACTTCTCCAGTGTCTACCGCACTCCGCTGATGACGGTCGACATCAAGACGGTGCTGACCAACACCACGCTGATGGGCGCCTATCGCGGCGCCGGCCGCCCCGAGGCGAACTATTACATGGAGCGGCTGATCGACCGCGCCGCCGACGAGATGGGCATCAACCGCCTGACCTTGCGCAAGCGCAACTTCATCAAGCCGAACCAGATGCCGTTTGCGGCCTCCTCCGGCGTCACCTATGACAGCGGCGACTTCCAGGCCGTGTTCAACAAGGCGCTCGAGATCTCCGACCACGAGAATTTCGCCAAGCGCAAGAAGGAAAGCAAGAAGGCGGGCAAGCTGCGCGGCATCGCAGTCGGTTCCTATCTCGAGGTCACTGCGCCGCCGAGCCCCGAGCTCGGCAAGATCGTGTTCGATCCTGACGGTACCGTGCAGCTCATCACCGGCACGCTGGATTACGGCCAGGGCCATGCCACGCCGTTCGCGCAGGTGCTGTGCGCGCAGCTCGGCGTCCCCTTCGAAAGCATCAAACTGGTGCAGGGCGACAGTGACATCGTCCATGCCGGCAACGGCACCGGCGGCTCGCGCTCGATCACCGCGAGCGGCATGGCAATCGTGGAGGCATCGAAGCTCGTGATCGAGAAGGGCAAGCGCGCCGCCGCGCATATGCTGGAGGCCTCCGAGGCCGACATCGAATTCGAACGCGGCAGCTTCACCATCGCCGGCACGGACCGCAGCATCGACATCATGGAGCTCGCCAGGAAGCTGCATGACGGCAAGGTGCCGGACGGCGTGCCTGATAGCCTCGACGTCGATCACACCAGCGAGCCGGTGCCGTCGGCCTTCCCGAACGGCTGCCACGTTGCTGAAGTGGAGATCGACCCGGAGACCGGCGTGGTGGAGATCGTGCGCTACAGCGCGGTCAACGATTTCGGCACGGTGGTCAACCCGATGCTGGTCGCGGGCCAGCTCCACGGCGGCGTCGTCCAGGGCATCGGCCAGGCGCTGATGGAGCACGTCCGCTACGACGACAGCGGCCAGCCGATCACGGGCTCGCTGATGGACTACGCGCTGCCGCGCGCTGGAGACGTGCCGTCCATGACGGTCGGCGATCACCCGGTGCCGGCCACGACCAATCCGCTCGGCAGCAAGGGCTGCGGCGAAGCCGGCTGCGCGGGCAGCCTGTCCACGGTGGTGAACGCGGTGCTCGACGCACTCTCGGACTACGGCATCAAGCATATCGACATGCCGCTGACGCCGGAGCGGGTGTGGCGAGCGATTCAGGAGGCGAAGAGGAAAGCGGCGTAA